GAGCGGCACATTCATCAACAGAGTCGGGATCAGCGCAGTCACGGCTGCAGCCAGGTACAGCGGAAAGACATAGGTCAGCCAGGAAGCCTGTTGCCGCACGACGCGTCCGATGAGCAAATACAGACTGATCAGCAGAGCACCGGCCAGCGCCAGCGCGTTGCCCAACAGAGATTGCGTGCCAGTTTCCAGTTCAGTATGATCGCCCCAGCCGATCAGGGCGGCTCCGATCACCGCTAAGCCGATGGAGGCCACCACAGGAAAGGCCAGCCGTTCGCCCAGTACCCAGAATCCCAACGCTGCCAGAAAAACCGGACTCATACAGACCAGCACAGAAGCACTGGCTACCGAGGTATAGTAAAGCGATAGGATCCATACGACAAAGTGCATGCCCAGGAAAATGCCGGCCAGTATGGTAAGTCCGGCCTTCTGGCCGAACAGACGATGGCCCCGCAGCTTAGGGAGCGCAAATGGTGCCAGCATGGCAACCGCCAGCCACGTCCGCCAGGTGGCGATGGCCAGACCGGAAGCCTCTTCGCCAGCCCAACGTACCAGAATCGGGCTGACTGAGAAGCTGAGCAATCCCAGCGCCAGGATTGGATAAACGCGAAAGGGTATGTGCCGGTTGGCCATGTGTTGTCGGCCCTTAGCGCAACCGATCCATTGACCGGATCAGTGCAATGTCACGCTCAATACCCCGACGGGCCAGCCACAACAGCAGATAAGCCAGCACAGGCAACCCGATCCATAGCACACGATCCCACAGGACACCTTCCTCGGTACGTATCGCCAGCGTACCATCCAGGTACATCCCGCCAACATACAGAAGGGCAAGCAACAGCACCCCTATCTGTGCGAGCACAACCAGCGTACGCTGGCGCTCCAGCTGCTGATACTGGAAAATAAGTACAATGGACACAGCACCTAATAGCACAGCCAGCCCACGCGCAACCGGGCCAATCCAGGCATGAGACGTTGGCTCCAGCAACTGCCAGGGTGCCTGTGCCAGTCCCATCCAGAAGAGCGACAGGCCCGCCAGTAGCAGGTAAAGCGATTGAATACGCTGAATCATGGCTGTTGCTGCACAGAAAAGCCCCGCGCTACGCAGGGCTTCCTATGTGATTTTTCACCTTCAAAAGCGCATGTTATGAGGCCGGCGCCTCTGGTCGCGCTGAATAGTTGATGCGCAGCGTCCCTGCTTCCCGAAGCTCCTGCTGCACATCATAGACCAGCTTCATCCTGGCGTCCTGATCGATACGAAGCGACACGATCAGCTTGGGCTGTTCCAGCAGCTTGTTGTACATGATCGTACGAATCAAGGTAAGATCATCGATCAGCGCATCATCGATCTGGACGCGGGTTTCGCCCAGTCGGCCGTCGGGCATCTTGCGAGGACCGATATAAATGTAAGAAAGCAGGCGCTTCTGGTCGATCTTTGTGAGCGCTTCGGCCCGAGGCAGGAGTGTGCGTACCTGCACAGTTGTCTCCCGCAAAACCGTGCTGACCATAAAAAAGATCAGCAGCATAAAGATAATATCCGGGAGCGAAGCTGTCGGAATACCCTGCCTGGTTTCCGCCTTCTTTTTAAAGTGTTGCGAGGCCATGGTCTCGGATCGATGCTTAGCAGTCCGGTTCGGCTACTGAAATCTGGGCCGGAATGATCTTGCGAATCTGGTTCTCATCATCCGGTCCCAGCGTAGCCCGATAGGCATTGTAGTTAGGATAACCCAGTTTGCGGGCTTCGGCATCCCAGAGCTCGAAATAGGCCATCCAGACCTCATCAAGCACCTGGATATAGGTATTGTAAGAGGTTTCGCAATCTGTTTTGATCGAAACAACAGCTTTTTGTGGACTCTCTGCGTAGTTGGGATCAACGCCGTTGTTCGTAATATGCTTTTTCACCTCCGCGCGGATCTGCTGCACCGAAGCCAGCTCATCTTCGATCAGTACCTGGCCCTGGGCATTAACCAGGATCTTAAGCATGTTGCGTTCCCGCACCGGCGGCGGCTCCTGATCTTCCTCCAGCTTGGGCGGTAGTGTCATCCCGATACCCGTATCCACATCAATGGTGGTGGTCACCAGGAAGAAAATCAGAAGCAGGAACGCAATATCAGCCATCGAAGCCGTTGGAATCTCGGCCTCCTGACGTTTTTTCTTCTTTAGCAGCCCCGCCATGATCTATCGCCGGTTTAGAAGGTAAACATACTCCGCAGCCCCGAAAGCAGCAGCGAGACCACGGTGAGCCCGAACATAACCAGCACCGTAATCACACCGGCCTGCGCCCAGCTTCCCACCGAGAACCCCAGCACCACCATGAGCAACAGCGGCAATGCCACAATCAGCATAGATACTGGGCTGATTTTGCCATAGGTAAGGTTGCGCAGGCCAAAAATTACCTGAGCGATCAGTCCCAGCCCCAGCAGAATCAGGGCCGCCCAGATGGAGAAAGGAACAATGTTTTCCATATTTACGCGTTTGCTTTTGCTTCCAAAAAGTTCCGCTCAGCTTCAGGACTGTTTGGGGGCTTCAGCCTTCTCCTCAGAAGCCGTCAGCGGACGCCCGGCCTGCATCAACACCAGCGAGTCGATCAGCTCGATCGACGCCTCCTCCATGTCCACTACGATCCGGTCGATTTTCGAGACCGCATAGTTGTAGAAGAACTGTAGAATGATAGCGGTAATCAGACCGAAGACCGTGGTCAACAAGGCCACCTTGATACCACCGGCCACCAGACTGGGCGAGATGTCACCGGCCTGCTCAATAGCATCAAAGGCCTGCACCATGCCCACGACCGTTCCCAGGAAGCCGAACATCGGGGCTAACGAAATAAACAGTGACAGCCAGACCAACCCACGCTCCAGAAAGCTCATCTCAATCGAGCCATACGAAACAATGGCCTTCTCGACCGCCTCGATGCCCTCATCGGCTCGCAATAGACCAGCCTGGAAGACCGAAGCCACAGGCCCCCGCGTCTTGGCACAAATCTCTTCGGCCGCCTGAACTCCTCCTTCCTCCAGCGCTTTCTTGACCTGAAGAATAAACTTACGCGTATTAATGTCGGCCAGATTTAGTGTGATGATACGTTCGAAGGCGATGGCCAGACCAATAATCAGCGAAACCAGGACCGGCCACATGAAGTCGCCGCCTTCGTTAAAGCGCTGGACCAGTACATTAATAAATCCTTCGTCTCCGGCGGCAGCCTGAGGCAGCATCAGCAGCAGGCTCAGCAGTTCCATGGACGGTTTCCTCCTTCGTTCTGGTTTGTGCTACACACTCTAATAAATAATGCGGGCTTTAAGCCGCCCGGCGTGCAACGTGGGGCATATTACCGAATTTCTTCCGCAGAGTCAATCCCGTGAATCCCGTAAACGTTCCCAATCCAGAACAACAGCCCTTCTCCTAAACGCAACGCTCGGTGCCACAGTGATTCTATAGAGAGATAAACGGAACAACCCGCAAGGACCCAATAACCGAACGGCCCGTGCTGCCCTCCAGCATGCCTGACTATTCTCTGTCGGTCTCCCTGCGATCCTCACGAAAACATAAAACAACTGCCTGACCTCGTCGGCATCCAGATGGAAACCATTTTCTTCCAAAAAATTACGAAATGCCTACCCTAAAGAACTGTTGAGACGATACACTTTCACAGAAGTTTCTCCACGACGGGCCACCGCCGTTGCAATGCGGCGCCGTACCCCTCAAATTGGACAAAACAGGGCACCAGTTCCGGCATCATACTGCCTGCACCAGCAGGAAAGTATATCCAACGGTATCAGGCAGTCTGACGGAATACCTCCTGTCTCCAGACATTACGAGACCGCTGTCCGTGTCGTAGCAAAGCGCATCCGATACCTTGGCAGCATTGCCTCAACATACTGTGTGGCGCCCAGGCAGCGCAGCTTCAGTGCGCCGTGTACTTATCCTGTCACGCTCCCTACTCTGATAGCTTGCCGAATCAGGGATCCAAACGGGCACGCCTGAAAGGCACGCCGTCACGGAGCAGAAACGCCCCTACGTCCACCAACATACTCAAGCCGTAGCCCAGAAACCGACGTATGAACTTGTCGTAGGCGTTCGGTCATGTATCAAGACCTGTATGCCTACCTTGCCTAATCCTGTAAAGATTCGGCTTGGCTTTACCAGAAGCCCGCTGTAACTTGTGTACGGGAGCCGTATAAGACCTATGCAGAATCGAGACGTAGCCCGCCTGTTGCGCGAAACAGCCCGTTTGCTGGAGCTCCGTGGCGATAACCCTTTCCGTGTGCGTGCCTATGAACAGGCTGCCGCGGCAATCGAACAGCTGGATGAGCCCATTGTCGAGCGGATACGCCAGGGCACATTGACCGAGTTACCCGGTGTCGGACGTGGGCTGGCCACCCAGATTCAGGAGCTGGTTGCACGGGGTACTTCGGAGCTACTGGAGCGTCTCCACCAGGAGCTTCCTCCGGGGCTTCTGGAATTGCTCACGTTAAAAGGGCTTGGACCGCAGCGGGTACGTCAGCTCTGGCAGAAGCTGCACATCACTTCGCTGGATGATCTGGAGACAGCATTACAGGACGGTCGCCTTCATCAGCTCAAAGGTTTTGGTCCTCGTCTACGTGAGCGACTACGGGAGGAACTGACCCGCCGCCGGCGCTACCGCACGCTTCGGCTGCTGGCGCAGGCGTTTCCTGTGGCCGAAGCGCTCTGCGAACAAATACGACAGCAGCCAGGCGTTCAACGTGTTGCGCTGGCCGGAGCTGTTCGGCGTATGCTGGAAGTGGTAGATCGCATCGAACTGGTAGTCGTTGCACCACCGGAAGCCCTGCAGCGGGTACTTTCGCTCCCGCAACAGCGATCCGGGCCACACGGTGAGCTATTGTTGGAAGGCACGTTGCCGGATGGCTTTCCTCTCCGCCTGGTCGTGGCCTCCCCGGAATCCTTTGGTACCATCCTCTGGTGGTACACCGGATCGGAAGCGCACTGTCAGGCCTTCCTGCAGGCGTATGGTCCTCCAGCGTCCTGTTCGGAGGAAGCGGTGCTGTACAAACGCGTGGGCCTGCCCCTGATTCCTCCCGAGCTACGTGAAGGGTATGGTGAGTTGGAAGCTGCTGCGCGTCATGCGCTCCCTCCGCTGATCACCCAACAAGATCTCCAGGGTATTCTGCACAACCATTCCACCTATAGTGACGGTCACCATACCCTCCGCGAAATGGCTGAAGCCGCACGCAGCCGGGGCTATCGCTATTTTGGCATTGGCGATCACAGCCGGTCGCTTACCATTGCCCACGGTCTCTCCGTTGCGGAAGTACACCGTCAGCAAGAAGAAATCCGTGCGTTAAATGAGAAGCTGGCCGCCTATAACTTTCGCATCCTAAGTGGCACTGAATGCGACATTCTCCCCGACGGATCGCTGGATTACCCCGACGACGTACTGGCGCGCTTCGACTATGTGGTGGCCAGCGTACACACCCAGCTGGAAATGGATGAAAAAACAGCCACGGAACGCATACTACAGGCGCTTCGCCATCCGTACGTCACGATTCTGGGCCACCCGACAGGCCGTTTGCTGCTTCGACGTGAAGGCTATCCACTGGACTGGGCCCGTATCATTGATGCCTGTGTCACCTACCGCGTAGCTATTGAGCTCAATGCCAATCCCCAGCGTCTTGATATCGACTGGCGACGCATCCGTGCGGCAACCACCGCGGGCATCCCCATCGTGATCAACCCGGATGCTCACGCCATTGAGGAACTGGACTACGTGCGCTGGGGGGTGGCCGTCGCCCGCAAAGGATGGCTCTCCCCCGACGCTTGCCTGAACACCCGGGAGCTGGACGACCTGGAGGCCTGGTTCCAACAACGTCGTACCTCCGGCTAAAATGAGGCGCCTCCTGTTTCTACTCATCCTTGTGCTACTGGGCCTGCTGATGATATTCAGTGGGTATCGCTATCTCGTCCAGGCTGTCCGGCACCCTCCTTCGGAGCGCATCATTGCCGGCCTTCAAGCACCCGTTACGCTTCAGATACTTCCCGGTCATCTGGTCAGCATCCAGGCGGCTCACCTGGATGATGCACTGACGGCCCTGGGCTATGCACATGGTCTCTGGCACAGCTGGCCACTGCTCCTCTGGCGTCAGGCAGCACTGGGCCGCCAGAGCGAATGGTTTGGTCCTTTCACTGTACTACTTGATAGCCTGGTGCATGCTCTGCTACTACCCGAACAATCCCGAACAGCTTATGAACAGCTACCGCCACACGCTCGTCACCACCTGCTCGCCTACACACAGGGACTTCAAGCCGCCCTTCAAGAACGATCGACCACTCTCCGGGATGAACAGGTTCTGCTTAACATTCCCATTGAATCCTGGCAACCATGGCACAGCCTGGCCATCGAGCGGTTGCTGGCCCTGCTGATGCTGCCGCGTTCTATGGATGACGTCCTCCCCGGACTATCAGCACTTCGCTCCTGGCTGCATCTCTACGGCTTCCATCACAGTATGGCCTGGGTACGGTCAACCCCTGATGGGGCCCTCCGATGCTACATGCGTTACGTCTACGGCGATCTGGCCCTCCCCTTTTTCCAGGAAGTGCTGATCATATTGCCAGACGACACCCTCCGCCTTGTAACCATTCCAGGCACGCTGCTCTTTCTCGCCGGCCAGACCAGTCAACATACCTGGTATCTGTTACCAACCTCTCAGCCAGCCACCTTGGAAAGGCGTCCCCGAACGGCCCTTTCATTACAGCTCGTTTATACGCGTTTTCGCCTACCCGATGGCAGCGAACGCCTACTGCAACGTGCGCGGGATGGCGAGGCCCTGGTTCTTGCAGAACCCGGGCCGAACACCGTGCTACTGCTTCGATGGGCCGGATTGACCCCCGTCAGCGACCTGCCGGCCTGGCTCGCACTGCTATCGAATCATGTCCCCACGCTTCGGCTGTTTAAAGGCGAAGGGATCCGGCTTACAGCCGATGGTCGCTGGCACCTCCTCGGACAGCCTCCGATTGTTGAACCCCTGCACAATGGTATTCTGATTGGCCAGACCTCCTGGCATCAATGGATCGCCCACCGCCTCCGTGATCTTCCCCCGACATCTGCACTTCCGGACGATGCATACAGCAGCTGGGCCCATCAGCAGCTGGCAACGCTACTTCCCCTGTTGGATCCCCAGACTTTTACGGATACGCTGTCTTATGAAGCCTATACGCTGCTCCGCAACTGGGATGCTACGTACAATGCGGCCAGCCTGGGTGCTACCATCTTCGATTACTGGATCAGCCGCTACCTGGAATCCGGTGGCCTACTGCCCTTACCCACCTCGCCGGATCCGCTACGGGCACCCTATGTCCAGACCCTGCGAGCCGCCTTCCATGCAGCCGTTGATACACTGGCGCGTCGTCTGGGCCCAGACCTCAACCTGTGGCGCTGGGAGCGTGCCCACCCTCGGCGACTGGCTTTTCCGGTGTGGTCGCACCTTACTCGTCTTCCTGCCGCTGCTCGTTATGCCCCCCTGTTGTTGCCCGGCACCGGCCATCCGTCCACCCTTTCATGGGGAGGATCCCCGTTGCTCCGCGAACGACCGGCTCCAGCGCTCTGGGAGGGTTGGACGACCCTTTCCGATACAGCGGTTTTCTCTGTGCGTCGCTTATGGCTTGAGATCGATCGGTTTATGGCACGCTATCGCCTCCCTACGCAGCCATCGACACTCCCCCTGCACCCAACCCCGCCGCTCCGCAGCATACGCCTGATTCCGCGTTGAGCACGCTCAAACGCCGATCGCTTCCAGCGCCAGTCCGATCGTCTGCAACTGGAGCCGAATGGCGACCGACAGGGGCAATGCCCGAAGTCCGAACAGACGCCGCAGTTCGTCCAGCGGTTGCCCCTTTGCCGCACGCAGGCGAAGCGCTGGCAGCTGCTCCCGTAATTCCAGATAGGCAACAGGCACACCCGGCGGTGAAGGCCGATGCCGCACCACAAACAACGGGAGCTCAGTCACCAGGCAAAGCGGATCCCCCCCCAGACTACGCACAAACTCCATTGAGCTCATCCGAAAGTGCGCAGCCGTCTGCGCATCGCCCTGTGCCAGAAAGAACGTGCGCATGGCTTCACCTTCGGGCGTGGTCATAAAGCCAGGCCCCAGGTAGAAAAACCCTTTTTCTCCCTTACGATTATGGTCGTGCAGTTCGAGGCCGGCTGCACGGACCACTTCGGTAAAGGCCTGTTGGAGCGTCTCGGTACGAAAGGACCAGTGGCGCTCAACAAGCAGCAAGGCGCCTTCGGCAAAACCCATGCTATGCAGGTTAAGGTACAGGTCGAAAGGAGCATATGCCTCCAGAAAGCTGGCAATGGCCCGGTTTTCGGCTCGAAGATCGGGATAGCCAAACTCCAGGTCCCGTCCCGGAAGCTCTCGCACGACCCCGGTCAGGTAAGCCTCCAGCGATGGCCACCGTCCGGTCCAGCTTCGGTTGCGGACCTCGCCATCTGGGTTGACATGGGGCAGTATGACAAAACGGACGCGCTCCAGTAACGACTGTAAGAGGTCGGACCGTCGCACGCCTTCCGTGATCAACCAGCGCAACGTTTCGGGTCCCACCGGCTCATCGGCATGCGCCCCGGCCAACAACAACACCGATCGCCGGCCCTGTCCCATCACCACGGCGTCCAGCGGTCGTCCTTCTTCACTCTGGCCAATCTGGTGGAAGGTAGCCAGACCGTCACTGGACTGGCAGGCCTGCTCCATCTCTGCACGCACCATCTCCTGTGTCCGAAATACGGGTGCCGCTTCTTCTGGAAGCAGTGCGGCCAGCCGATCTGCCCACCGCATAGTTTTCATCGACTATCGTGCCTTGTCCAGCTTTTCATCCAGCCCGGAGAAACGTTCCACCAGCTTACGCGCTTCGGGTGCTCGGGCCACGACAAAATCCCAGGTGGCTGGCACCACTGCAGCTATCGGCTCATACAGCGGAGAGGCGCGCCGGGTGGCCGGCTCGGGCAGGTCGAACACACGCAGCACCAGAAATAGCAGGCTCAGAAGCAGTACCGCCTTGAATCCCCCCACCAGCGCCCCCAGCAATCGATTGAGCAGCGATAACTTGATAGCTCCCAGCAAGGCCTCAGTGGCTCGAATAGCCAGCCATACGCCTACCTGCACGGCCAGAAACACCAGCATAAACCCAAGAAGCGGCCCCACCCGGGGCGACAGGCTCAAACTGGTGACCACCAGTTTTCCAACCGGCTCCATAGAAGAAATGCCTACCACAATGGCTAACCCAAACCCCACGATGCTGGCCACCTGGCGCACACCGCCGGTTGCAAACCCGCGCGCCATGCCCAGCCCGATCAACGCCAGCATGAACCAGTCGAGTGGCGTTAGTGCGGTCATGAAGCTGATTCGCGCTGAGTTAGTAGCTCCCGAGCCAGCTCACTGACGCGACGTCCGTCGGCCTGTCCACGCATACGTGCCATCGCCTCCTTCATTACACGTCCCATGTCACGTACCGAACGGGCTCCCACCGATACGATAATTTCTTCCAGAACGTTGCGGATCTCTTCATCACTGAGCTGGCGTGGCAGGTATGCTTCGATGACCTTTAACTCTTCGGTTTCCTTCTGCACCAGATCGTCCCGCCCCGCCGCACGGAACTGTTCGATGGCTTCGCGGCGACGTTTGGCTTCTTTCTGCAATACTTCCAGCTCCTGTTCGGGGGTCAGCGTAGCCTTTCCCCCTTTGCGTTCAGCGATTTCCCGTTCCATCAGAGCAGCCCGCAGGGCCCGAATCGTGCGCAACCGCACCGCATCGCGCGCCCGCATGGCCGCCTTCAGGTCTTCGGTCAAGCGTTCTTTCAACGACATAGCCTGCTTCTATGGATGTCGAAAGGATCTACGTAAAAAATACGCATTCTTTTTGTTTGCGGTAGCCTGTTCAATAAAAGATCAGCCGCAAAGCTGCCACCCCCAGTCCCAGCTGCGCAATGCCCAGCGCAATGCCGGCTCGAAGATCGAGTGCCCGGATACGCGGACGTAGAGCTGGATCGCCGGTCTCCTCATAGCGGGCATAGAGTCGGTCTGCCTGAAATTTGTAATGAATAGAGACGGCGGTTGCCACCACGGCCACACCAAGCGCAGCATATGTCATCCAGTGTCGGCGACGTACGGTGGGCGTCCAGGGTTGCACCTCGTAAACAGGCCGCTTCAGGGGTTGCAGGTAGACCCGATGTCGGTTCCATATCTGCTGTCCGGGCCAGAGGGCAACCGGGGCATAGCCGGACCGAACCAAATAGAGCGTATCTCGTAGCGGAGCTTCGAAAGCCCTCCAGAAGGGCGTTTCGCCCAGTAGTTGTTGACGTTCAGACGGCCCTATGAAAATACGAGCGCCCGAAGGCACCGACTCGATCCGGTAGTGGTATCGGAAAGTCACCCTGATTTGAAGCGTGTCGGCCGTGGTGTCTGGCAACATGACCGTACGGGCTGGAATGGTCCAGGTGTCGCCTTCGGGTGGCACCACACGCAACATGCGTTTGCCTGCAGGCAGCCGAAAGATGTGGTAGCGCGCCGGTCCCAGCAACACTGAATCGGCATAGACCAGCACTTCCGGCCAGTTTGTGCTGAGCACAACGACCGGTTGCGTCTGGCCTGAGAGTGCCAGCCAACACGTAAGGCTCAGGCTAAGGAGGTGTAGCCACTTCATGGTTGGTTTGCAACAGATAAACCTGTCGGGGACGCGTCAAAACGACCAATCCGAAAGCCGATCTCTTTAGATCAAGCACCCCTCCTTTCAGCCTGGTTTCCCAGCGCAGGACGCCGGTAGTCAGCTCCAGCGCTACCAGACGCCCGTGCAGGTCCCCTACGTAGAGCACCCTGGCCGTTGTATCGGCGGTCGGCGCTGCCTTTATCGCTACCCCTCCGGAAAACGACCAGCGTGGCGTTCCGGAGCCAAGTGACCGAGCGCGCACAGCGCCGTCACTTCCGGCCACATATACGGTCTGTCTGACGACCACGGGCGTTGTGAGCTGGATGGAGGTGTCGGGCAGCGCCAAGGTCCAGTCCACCGTGCCCGAGGTAGCCTGCAGCGCTACCAGTCGGCCCCGTGTGGTAGGCAGAAGCACCCGATCGTCAACCGGAAGCGGATCGGCATACACAGGCCAGTATTGTTGCTGCCAGCGCAACCGGCCTGTTTCGGTCTCCAGCGCTACAACCCGTCCCCGTTTGTCGGCTATCACCAGCAGATTGCCTACCCGGACCGGCCGTACGCGCACGCCTTCCAGCCCGGTTACCTCGGGCTCCTGCACCCAGCGCGCTCGTCCGTTTCGCACATTCAACGCATACACCCGTCCCCACCGCTCGGCCACATACACGACGTCGCCCTCCAGCGTCAGGCTGGCCTCCACGCCATTACCTACGTGACGCCAGACGATCCGGCGGCGATACAGGTCGTAGGCCACTACTGAAGCTCCATCAAGAGCGACTGGTACGACAAGTACTGCCCCATACAGCACCGGCGCTCCCAGTAGGTCTCGCCCGGCGTCAAGCACTCCACGTCGACGGCCTGTGGGAAGTTCAAACGCATACACATCGCCCTTTCGATTGGTGACCAGCAGGAGGCGGCCGGCCACAAACGCCCGGGCCGGTGCAGCCTCAACACCACGCTGCCAGCGTATCCCCAACGGAGGCGCAATCGTCCATCGTGCTGCTGCCGGTAGCGCCAGCATCCCTTCGGATACCTGCAACGAGCGACAACCGCCTTCTGCAAGCAATACGGCCAGTCCGATCGGCCACCACAACCAGTGTTTCAAAAATCCCATCCAAAGAAAAACTGACGGAAAAACCGTTCGCGATCTCGAAAGCCCTTGCGGTAACGATAGCCCATATCGTAACGCAATACTAACCCGCCCAGCAGATTTAGCCGGAAACCCAGGCCAATGGCACCGATCGTTTCCCCGGTGTAAAGTTGGGGCTCTCGACGATCGTAGCGATCGTTCCACACATGGGCGGCATCGAAGAACAATGCCCCCCGCAGGTTAGCAATACCAAACGGTGCCAGCAGTGGCATGTACAGTGAAGGAGCTTCCAGGATCGGAAAGCGCAGCTCGTGCGAGGTAAACCAGAGCTTACGCCCTCGTACGTTAAACAGCGGAAAGCCACGCAGATCCCAGCTCCCTCCCAGAAACCACAGCCGTGCTTCCCGCCCTTCATTGAAGCGCAGCAGCCCCCATGAGGCCAGCGTGACATTGCGCGTCAGACGCAGATAGTGGCGCACATCCAGGCTCAGCGTGTAGTAACTGACGTTGGCATAGCGCAGGTCGGTGGTATACCCCAGCGTCAGATTGGCCCGCCACCCCGCGACCGGTCCGTTGGCGCCGTAGAGTGCATGGTCATGCACAAAGGCCAGCGCATTCGACAGGAGGAGGGCCCGACGTCGGATACCTCGGATGGCTACGCGTTTGTCGCTCCAGGCCAGTGCTGTATGCAGCTCAAGACGCCGAAAGGTAGAAAGTGGATAGCTCAGCGCTCCGTAGGTGCCCACCAGTTCTTCCCAGAGCAGCGGATACTCGGCGGCGGCATCTGGATCGGTCAGGTCAAAACGCAGGCCGGCAAACCGATAGATTCCGTAGCCAACATTTGTGCGACGGTGGAGCTGCACGCG
Above is a window of Rhodothermus sp. DNA encoding:
- a CDS encoding PQQ-like beta-propeller repeat protein is translated as MKHWLWWPIGLAVLLAEGGCRSLQVSEGMLALPAAARWTIAPPLGIRWQRGVEAAPARAFVAGRLLLVTNRKGDVYAFELPTGRRRGVLDAGRDLLGAPVLYGAVLVVPVALDGASVVAYDLYRRRIVWRHVGNGVEASLTLEGDVVYVAERWGRVYALNVRNGRARWVQEPEVTGLEGVRVRPVRVGNLLVIADKRGRVVALETETGRLRWQQQYWPVYADPLPVDDRVLLPTTRGRLVALQATSGTVDWTLALPDTSIQLTTPVVVRQTVYVAGSDGAVRARSLGSGTPRWSFSGGVAIKAAPTADTTARVLYVGDLHGRLVALELTTGVLRWETRLKGGVLDLKRSAFGLVVLTRPRQVYLLQTNHEVATPP